The SAR324 cluster bacterium nucleotide sequence CCACGCTGTTTGATCACTACCGCCGGGAAGTGCAGATTTCCGCAGATGTGTGAGAACCGCTTTTTTCTGCGAGCCCTGATATCGGGCCAGCACACAGGTCTGCCCCTACGGGAAACCCCAAACCTCAAATTCCTTTATAATCAGCCTTTATTCAAACGCCGCAATACCTGTGATGGCACGGCCAAGGGTGAGTTTGTGAATGTCTGTGGTTCCTTCATAGGTCACCACGGTTTCCAGATTGCATAAATGCCTCATGATCGGGTATTCGCTACTGATTCCATTTGCCCCCAAAATGCTCCGGGCCGAACGTGCCACAGTCAGTGCCATTTCAGTATTGTTCATCTTCAGCATGGAAACATGCTCGGGTTTGAGGCGACCTTCCATTTTAAGACGGGTGATCTGCCAGGTCAGGCATTGGGCTTTGCTGATCTCTGTGAGCATGTCTGAAAGTTTGGCCTGGACCATCTGATGTGACGCAATGGGACGACCGCTGAACTGAATACGGCTGATCGCATAATCCCTGGCTGTCTGAAAACAGGTTCTGGCGGCACCAAGTGCCCCCCATGCCACACCAAAACGAGCCTGGTTCAAACAGGATAAGGGGGCTTTCAAGCCTTCTGCCAGGGGTAACAGATTGGATTCAGTCACCTCACACTCATTGAAACTCAGCTCCGACGTGATCGAGGCCCTGAAAGACAACTTGTTTTTGATATTGGACGCAGAGAATCCCGAAGCATTTTTTTCAACCAGAAACCCACACACCTTGCCCTCAAGTCGGGCCCACACAACAGCGACATCCGCAAGGGAACCATTGGTGATCCACATTTTAGAACCATTCAACCG carries:
- a CDS encoding acyl-CoA dehydrogenase family protein; the encoded protein is MNQHHDLDFLELGLSLTEEERMAQQTARKFVVEKILPGIETHYQQATFPVELIQEMGQLGFLGCNLSGYGCSGMSEMAYGLIQQELEAGDSGLRSVVSVQSSLAMYAIFAFGSEEQKQHWLPRLAKGDAVGCFALTEPDFGSNPAGMLTKAERTTQGFRLNGSKMWITNGSLADVAVVWARLEGKVCGFLVEKNASGFSASNIKNKLSFRASITSELSFNECEVTESNLLPLAEGLKAPLSCLNQARFGVAWGALGAARTCFQTARDYAISRIQFSGRPIASHQMVQAKLSDMLTEISKAQCLTWQITRLKMEGRLKPEHVSMLKMNNTEMALTVARSARSILGANGISSEYPIMRHLCNLETVVTYEGTTDIHKLTLGRAITGIAAFE